In a single window of the Pontibacter russatus genome:
- a CDS encoding DUF2062 domain-containing protein, translated as MRNLLTQGMTPRKLAATVALGTVAGIVPAFGVSSAISTAIAARFRLNIAATVLVGYLVHPLQLLLMIPFIRTGIFVFGLSELHLSLDEMIALFRADWLEALNKLWMANLAGFSVWALVALPLGGLLYLLLLPVFRKVLPKPQEVVV; from the coding sequence GTGCGCAACCTGCTGACGCAAGGAATGACACCGCGCAAGCTGGCCGCGACAGTGGCCCTGGGTACGGTGGCGGGCATTGTGCCAGCCTTTGGGGTGAGTTCCGCCATCAGTACCGCCATTGCCGCCCGTTTCCGACTGAACATTGCCGCCACGGTGCTGGTGGGGTACCTGGTGCATCCCCTGCAACTCCTCCTGATGATTCCCTTTATACGCACGGGCATTTTTGTCTTTGGCTTGTCAGAGCTGCACCTGTCGCTGGATGAGATGATTGCCCTGTTCCGGGCGGACTGGCTGGAGGCGCTCAACAAGCTGTGGATGGCGAACCTGGCGGGCTTTTCGGTGTGGGCGCTGGTGGCACTGCCGCTCGGCGGTTTGCTGTACCTGCTGCTGTTGCCGGTTTTCAGGAAAGTGCTGCCAAAGCCACAAGAGGTAGTAGTCTGA